The Accipiter gentilis chromosome 9, bAccGen1.1, whole genome shotgun sequence genome includes a region encoding these proteins:
- the EGR2 gene encoding E3 SUMO-protein ligase EGR2, whose product MMTAKAVDKIPVTLGGFVHQLPEGIYPADDISAALPTSVAIFPNADLAGPFDQMSGVAGDGMINVDMGDKRALDLPYGGGFAPSAPASRNQTFTYMGKFSIDPQYPGAGCYPEGIINIVSAGILQGVSTPSSAASSASSAASSASSSATAASAASPNPLAGALGCTMAQGQPADLEHLYSPPPPPYSGCGDLYPQDPSSAFLPAAGGGALPFPPPPSYPSPKAAAADGGLFTMIPEYGGFFPPPQCQRELHAGPDRKPFPCPLDSLRVPPPLTPLSTIRNFTMGAPPAGAAPGTAPGGGGGGGGGGEGAGAPRPAGAYSPHHLPLRPILRPRKYPNRPSKTPVHERPYPCPAEGCDRRFSRSDELTRHIRIHTGHKPFQCRICMRNFSRSDHLTTHIRTHTGEKPFACDFCGRKFARSDERKRHTKIHLRQKERKGAAAAAAAAAGGCPQPGGGSGAAAAALVPCAARTRTP is encoded by the exons ATGATGACCGCCAAGGCGGTGGACAAGATCCCGGTGACCCTCGGCGGGTTTGTGCACCAGCTCCCCGAGGGCATTTACCCCGCGGACGACATCTCCGCCGCGCTGCCAACTTCGGTCGCGATCTTCCCCAATGCCGACCTGGCGGGGCCGTTTGACCAGATGAGCGGTGTGGCAGGAG acggCATGATCAATGTGGACATGGGCGACAAGCGGGCCCTGGACCTGCCCTACGGCGGCGGCTTCGCGCCCAGCGCCCCGGCCTCCCGCAACCAGACCTTCACCTACATGGGCAAATTCTCCATCGACCCGCAGTACCCCGGCGCCGGCTGCTACCCCGAGGGCATCATCAACATCGTGAGCGCGGGGATCCTGCAGGGGGTCAGCACgccctcctccgccgcctcctccgcctcctccgccgcctcctccgcctcctcctcggccaccgccgcctccgccgcctccccCAACCCGCTGGCCGGGGCCCTCGGCTGCACCATGGCGCAGGGCCAGCCGGCCGACCTGGAGCACCTCtactcgccgccgccgccgccctatTCGGGCTGCGGCGACCTGTACCCGCAAGACCCCTCCTCGGCCTTcctgcccgccgccggcggcggggcgctgcctttccccccgccgccctcctaCCCCTCCccgaaggcggcggcggccgacGGTGGGCTCTTCACCATGATCCCCGAGTACGGCGGCTTCTTCCCGCCGCCCCAGTGCCAGCGGGAGCTGCACGCCGGCCCCGACCGCaagcccttcccctgccccctcgaCTCGCTCCGCGTCCCGCCGCCCCTCACGCCGCTCTCCACCATCCGCAACTTCACCATGGGGGCGCCCCCGGCGGGCGCCGCCCCCGGCAccgctcccggcggcggcggcggcggcggcggcgggggcgagggcgcgggcgccccgcgccccgccggcgccTACAGCCCGCATCACCTGCCGCTGCGGCCCATCCTGCGGCCCCGCAAGTACCCCAACCGGCCCAGCAAGACGCCGGTCCACGAGCGGCCCTACCCCTGCCCCGCCGAGGGCTGCGACCGCCGCTTCTCCCGCTCCGACGAGCTCACCCGGCACATCCGCATCCACACGGGCCACAAGCCCTTCCAGTGCCGCATCTGCATGCGGAACTTCAGCCGCAGCGACCACCTCACCACCCACATCCGCACGCACACCGGCGAGAAGCCCTTCGCCTGCGATTTCTGCGGCAGGAAGTTCGCCCGCTCCGACGAGAGGAAGCGGCACACCAAGATCCACCTGCGCCAGAAGGAGCGGaaaggagccgccgccgccgccgccgccgccgccggcgggtgcccgcagcccggcggcgggagcggcgccgccgccgccgccctggtCCCCTGCGCGGCGCGGACGCGGACGCCCTGA
- the ADO gene encoding 2-aminoethanethiol dioxygenase, whose product MPRDNMASLIQRVARQARITFRSPAGPAFGENLHRLQQLLDEVRAEDLHLAPRGPSAAAAAAGGGLPWAGVVPPVSYMHICETESFSMGVFLLRSGACIPLHDHPGMNGMLKVLYGTLRIACMDTLPPAAAAAPPPAAGPCHRALFRSRQHYTPASPPCLLSPHTDNLHQIDAVDGPAAFLDILAPPYDPQHGRDCHYYRLLEGPPPGAGAEQPGLPREVWLMETPQASDFWCGGEPYPGPRVCL is encoded by the coding sequence ATGCCCCGGGACAACATGGCCTCCCTGATCCAGCGGGTGGCGCGGCAGGCGCGCATCACCTtccgcagcccggcggggccggcctTCGGGGAGAACCTGCAccggctgcagcagctgctggacgAGGTGCGCGCCGAAGACTTGCACTTGGCGCCGCGGGGGccgtcggcggcggcggcggcggcgggcggggggctcCCGTGGGCCGGAGTGGTGCCGCCCGTCAGCTACATGCACATCTGCGAGACGGAGAGCTTCAGCATGGGCGTGTTCCTGCTGCGGAGCGGCGCCTGCATCCCGCTGCACGACCACCCGGGCATGAACGGCATGCTGAAGGTGCTCTACGGCACGCTGCGCATCGCCTGCATGGACacgctgccccccgccgccgccgccgccccgccgcccgccgccgggccctGCCACCGCGCCCTGTTCCGCTCCCGCCAGCACTACACGCCGGCCTCCCCGCCCTGCCTGCTCTCGCCGCACACCGACAACCTCCACCAGATCGACGCCGTGGACGGGCCCGCCGCCTTCCTCGACATCCTGGCGCCGCCCTACGACCCCCAGCACGGACGGGACTGCCACTACTACCGCCTGCTGGaggggccgccgccgggggcgggcGCCGAGCAGCCCGGGCTGCCGCGGGAGGTGTGGCTGATGGAGACCCCGCAGGCCTCCGACTTCTGGTGCGGGGGCGAGCCCTACCCCGGGCCCCGCGTCTGCCTctga